From Micromonospora echinospora:
AGGACATCGGCAAGAGCTCGCAGACCGGTGCCGCCACCGTCATCCTCGCCGGCATCAGCATCGGCCTGGAGTCGGCCGTCTACTCGGCGCTGCTGATCGCCGCCGGCGTCTTCGGCGCGTTCCTGCTGGGCGGCAGCTCGATCACGCTGTCGCTGTTCGCTGTCGCGCTGGCCGGCACCGGCCTGCTCACCACCGTCGGCGTCATCGTCGCGATGGACACGTTCGGCCCGATCTCCGACAACGCGCAGGGCGTGGCCGAGATGTCCGGCGACATCGACGAGCACGGCGCGCAGACGCTGACCGAGCTGGACGCGGTCGGCAACACCACCAAGGCGATCACCAAGGGCATCGCGATCGCCACCGCCGTGCTGGCCGCGACCGCGCTGTTCGGCTCGTACACCGACACGCTGAAGAACGCCTACAGCGACGCGACGGGGGCCGAGGAGACCGACGCGCTGATCGACCAGCTGCTCAACGTGGCGAACCCGCGCAACCTGGTCGGTCTGATCATCGGCGCCGCGGTGGTCTTCCTCTTCTCCGGCCTGGCCATCAACGCGGTCTCCCGCTCGGCGGGCGCCGTGGTGATGGAGGTACGCCGCCAGTTCCGCGAGCTGCCCGGCATCATGGACGGCACGCAGCGGCCCGAGTACGGCAAGGTCGTGGACATCTGCACCCGCGACGCCCAGCGCGAGCTGTTGACCCCCGGCCTGCTGGCCATCCTGGCTCCGATCGCTGTCGGCTTCGGCCTCGGCGCGGGCGCGCTCGCCGCGTACCTGGCCGGCGCGATCGGCGCGGGCACGCTGATGGCGGTGTTCCTGGCCAACTCCGGTGGCGCCTGGGACAACGGCAAGAAGCTGGTGGAGGACGGCGCGTACGGCGGCAAGGGCTCCGACGCGCACGCCGCCACAGTCATCGGCGACACCGTCGGCGACCCGTTCAAGGACACCGCCGGCCCGGCGATCAACCCGCTGCTCAAGGTGATGAACCTGGTGTCGCTGCTGATCGCCCCGGCCGTGGTGGCCTGGAGCGTGGGCGACGACAAGAACAACCCGCTGCGCATCACGATCGCCGTGGTCGCCGCGCTGATCATCGCGGGGGCCGTGGTGTTCAGCAAGCGCAAGGGCGTGGCGATGACCGACTCGGACAGCGACGCCGGCACGCCGGACCAGCGCCCGGAGACGGTCAACGCCTGATCTCCACGCGACGGTTCCCGGCCGGCCCCGGCCGGCCGGGAACCCCGTGCCCGGCAAACCTGAGCGGTGGCGGTTCCGCTTGGAGGTCGTACGCTGCAACGCATGCGTACGCGCCGGGCGGCAACCGCCGGAAAGCTCACGGTGGTCCTGGCCACGCTGGTCCTCGTCGTCGCCGGGTGCGGCGGAGGCCCGAGCCCGCGGGTCTGGGCCGCGTCGGTCTGCCAGGCGCTCGCGCCGTGGCGCGCGGAGATCTCCAAGCTGACCAGCAGTACCCAGCAGCAGATGACCGCGCAGACCACTCCGATGCAGGCCAAGGAGAACCTGGTCCGGCTCTTCGCCGGTGCCGAGCAGGCCAGCGAGACGGCCCGGCGCAAGGTCGAGGAGGCGGGCGTGCCGGAGGCCGAGCGCGGCGCCGAGGTGTCCGCCGGGTTCCTGGGGTCGCTCAGCAAGATGCGCGACGCGTACGGCCGGGCCCGGGACGCCATCGACCAGCTCGACACCGCCCAGGCCGGCCCGTTCTACGACGGCGTGCGCGCCGCCGTGGACACGCTCAACAAGGAGTACGACGCGAGCGCGCTGGACACCAGCAAGCTCAACTCGACCGAGCTGAAAGAGGCCTTCGACGAGGTCCCGGAGTGTCGCTGACCCCTCCCACCCCGAAACCGGCCCGCCAGCCCTCGCTGTTCTCCACCGAGGCGGCCGATCCCGCGCTGGCGGATCTCGCCGGCCTGCTCGCCGGGCCGGGTGAGGTGGGGCGGATGGGCGGAACGGCCCGGATCTCCGTGGTGGTGGACGCCGCCTGGCGGGTGCACGTGCTGGTGGCGGAGCTGGGCGCCCGGGGCGTGCTGGCGAGCTGGGAGCCGACCGAGGACGGGCGGCATCGGGTGCGGACCGCGTACACGAGCATGCTGGCGCCGCTCGCGCGGGCCTGGCTGCGCGGGGCGGTGAAGCGGCCACCGGCCCGCTTCCACCTGGACGGGCGGCGGCTGCGGCTCTGGGTGGCAGCGGCCGGGACGGCCGAGCCGGCCGGGTTCCGGCTGCGGCTCGGCGCGGCCGACGAGCCGTCCTGGCCGGTGGTACGCGCCGCGCTGGCGGCGGTGGGCCTGCCGGCCGCGTTCGTGGAGCCGGACGAGGGCGGGCCCGCGTTCCGGATCGGCGGACGGCGGACGACGCGCCTCGCGGAGCTGGTGGGGGAACGACCGTCGGCCGCGCCGGTGGCGGAGTGGC
This genomic window contains:
- a CDS encoding sodium-translocating pyrophosphatase; the encoded protein is MSGTLAADGGALSLTGANVTYVVIAAVIALVALVFAAALTRAVLAAGTGTPKMQEISGAVQEGASAYLLRQFRTLAIFVAVAVVLLFLLPVHDTDGNETLVKVGRSAFFVVGALFSAFIGGAGMWLATRANLRVAAAAREREGGREGAMKIAFRTGGVVGFLTVGLGLFGAALVVLMFRGDAPTVLEGFGFGAALLAMFMRVGGGIFTKAADVGADLVGKVEQGIPEDDPRNAATIADNVGDNVGDCAGMAADLFESYAVTLVAALILGRAAFGETGLVFPLIISTIGVLVAIVGVFITRLRASDRNGLTAINRAFYLSALIAAVLVAIAAFAYLPATFGELEGGLTDVDRNPRLVAIGAVVIGIVLAAAIQALTGYFTETNRRPVQDIGKSSQTGAATVILAGISIGLESAVYSALLIAAGVFGAFLLGGSSITLSLFAVALAGTGLLTTVGVIVAMDTFGPISDNAQGVAEMSGDIDEHGAQTLTELDAVGNTTKAITKGIAIATAVLAATALFGSYTDTLKNAYSDATGAEETDALIDQLLNVANPRNLVGLIIGAAVVFLFSGLAINAVSRSAGAVVMEVRRQFRELPGIMDGTQRPEYGKVVDICTRDAQRELLTPGLLAILAPIAVGFGLGAGALAAYLAGAIGAGTLMAVFLANSGGAWDNGKKLVEDGAYGGKGSDAHAATVIGDTVGDPFKDTAGPAINPLLKVMNLVSLLIAPAVVAWSVGDDKNNPLRITIAVVAALIIAGAVVFSKRKGVAMTDSDSDAGTPDQRPETVNA